A genomic stretch from Neodiprion fabricii isolate iyNeoFabr1 chromosome 3, iyNeoFabr1.1, whole genome shotgun sequence includes:
- the LOC124178138 gene encoding uncharacterized protein LOC124178138 isoform X2, translated as MLAMAAQCCLGVLSSPGQSPNWCGLKNYREISEEKFRTANEKPFIFMASAIIALIEGRDPCHDIGYELMQLKEAMNSGNLEALYLINDAFAGIEPSATPEMSKYIIKFGVREVINELIETFTEISNVRCNNQDSMNNSQIMDNIKKRQNSITSGVTTVVKSLYMRMQNYQALQPGMEFFINHTETKAIDTCVRAINQFFEASLIMLKAFTGSASDSEDCLCALHERKNNTLKLFRRETYLLYYIVEFWAYSKAEKNFDSLLEQIILIQTGQDTMLNYIEAGLKTEFDAMDFKLKSVCGIVDNNTGCECCKFDMAEEKAKSYYNAAYDVLEHVTSSINKTG; from the exons ATGCTCGCAATGGCAGCACAATGCTGTCTCGGAGTGTTATCATCGCCTGGACAATCGCCTAACTGGTGTGGACTTAAAAATTACAGGGAGATCTCGGAAGAGAAATTTCGCACTGCCAACGAGaaacctttcattttcatgGCGTCTGCAATTATTGCCCTTATTGAGGGAAGAGATCCTTGTCACGATATCGGCTATGAATTAATGCAACTCAAAGAGGCAATGAATAGTGGAAATTTGGAGGCATTGTATTTAATTAACGATGCATTTGCTGGGATAGAGCCTTCTGCGACACCTGAAATGAGCAAATACATCATAAAATTTGGAGTGCGTGAAGTCATTAATGAACTTATTGAAACATTTACGGAAATATCAAATGTCCGGTGCAATAACCAGGACAGTATGAATAATTCCCAAATTATGGATAACATTAAAAAAAGGCAGAATTCCATTACATCTGGAGTCACTACTGTCGTCAAGAGCCTTTACATGAGAATGCAAAATTACCAGGCACTCCAACCTggaatggaattttttattaatcataCCGAAACCAAAGCAATTGACACCTGCGTGAGagcaattaatcaattttttgaggCAAGTTTGATCATGCTCAAGGCCTTTACCGGATCTGCCTCTGATAGTGAGGATTGTCTCTGCGCGTTGCacgaaagaaagaataatACACTCAAGTTGTTTAGAAGAGAAACATATCTTCTGTACTATATAGTTGAATTTTGGGCTTATAGCAAggccgaaaaaaattttgatagtttACTGGAACAAATCATTCTTATACAAACGGGCCAAGACACGATGCTGAATTACATAGAAGCAGGTCTTAAAACGGAGTTCGATGCAATGGATTTCAAACTAAAATCAGTTTGTGGAATAGTTGACAATAACACTGGATGTGAATGCTGCAAATTCGACATGGCCGAAGAGAAAGCAAAATCCTACTACAATGCAGCGTATGATGTGCTTGAACATGTAACCTCATCAATAAATAAG ACAGGGTAA
- the LOC124178138 gene encoding uncharacterized protein LOC124178138 isoform X1 has protein sequence MGDLLKKCQISAIEHAQWAIDPVFNGLETLLGTMKGTGHGCNDSQSLIDRCRVNASSGWVTRSESWFNTLRLLAVYTSTKDRQSTMNMSQIQMNEPPTNLRIFDAVRIIFDKMFTALNNINSGNYSSSNYSIENYTDAVNETVNQLIGALDITFSPLAKITPWTSQPARTEIIGFVRKAIEIIFKAMQLAQCRDCKGFQAKIEEMEKQSSSNYTAAITKAHEFIGNFDMKDVRVDAIMKQCLKKSLERSQDSCKNIFYAIRILAGQISSSSRISSSRSVILLNNLQLECNTNVKYRISFTYQAIQLRVVVSLIRKSKISDGFSLIEMQRQKAHAAVDKGFDVFFNEIRTNACSANYSGTDMIDSAANVTYTFFRVLTECAYYTMKTVIPETSSSVATVQGSTYAALNSMVGSLFTILRTIQQNELSGILQEMDIMKDTAVCLSHAVIDSWYVPLMKIAHQQNNTEMRYELNNTIFTLRNICSNVIETMVNDMKYYFQSTNNSISIEYQGATSKQLFKPVTNSFFDDILLAFTTDVMCNAKTTAHSC, from the coding sequence ATGGGTGATCTCTTAAAGAAATGTCAAATCAGTGCAATTGAGCATGCCCAATGGGCAATAGATCCTGTTTTCAATGGACTTGAGACCCTGCTTGGCACTATGAAAGGAACCGGGCATGGATGTAATGATAGTCAATCTTTGATCGATCGGTGCCGTGTAAATGCATCCTCAGGATGGGTAACCCGGTCTGAATCCTggttcaatacgctgcgattgcTTGCTGTATATACTTCGACCAAGGATCGTCAAAGCACAATGAATATGTCTCAGATTCAAATGAACGAACCACCAACTAACTTAAGAATATTCGATGCTGTCCGaattattttcgataaaatgttTACCGCCTTGAACAACATTAATTCTGGTAATTATTCGTCGTCCAATTATTCCATCGAAAATTATACGGATGCTGTGAATGAAACGGTAAACCAACTCATAGGTGCATTAGACATTACTTTCAGCCCACTTGCAAAAATTACTCCATGGACATCCCAACCCGCACGGACAGAAATTATCGGCTTTGTTAGAAAAGCGATTGAGATTATCTTCAAGGCAATGCAATTGGCGCAATGTCGAGATTGTAAAGGATTTCAGGCTAAAATTGAAGAGATGGAGAAGCAATCATCTTCCAACTACACAGCTGCGATTACGAAGGCTCACgaatttattggaaatttcgaTATGAAAGATGTTCGAGTGGACGCGATTATGAaacaatgtttgaaaaaatcattagaaAGAAGTCAAGATTCATGTAAGAACATATTCTACGCCATCAGAATTCTCGCTGGGCAGATTTCCTCGTCGAGCAGAATTTCAAGCAGCAGAAGTGTGATTCTTCTCAATAACCTCCAACTTGAGTGCAACACCAATGTGAAATATCGAATATCTTTCACGTACCAGGCTATACAATTGCGCGTAGTAGTCAGTCTCATTCGGAAATCCAAAATTTCGGATGGTTTTTCTCTAATAGAAATGCAACGTCAGAAAGCTCACGCTGCTGTCGACAAAGggtttgatgtttttttcaacgaaatccGTACAAATGCCTGCAGCGCGAATTACAGTGGAACCGATATGATCGACAGTGCTGCAAATGTGACGTACACGTTCTTCAGGGTACTAACCGAATGTGCATATTACACAATGAAAACAGTCATCCCCGAAACTTCTTCGAGTGTAGCGACCGTTCAGGGCTCAACATACGCTGCGCTCAATTCAATGGTTGGGAGTTTGTTTACTATATTAAGAACAATCCAACAAAATGAATTGTCCGGAATCTTGCAGGAAATGGATATCATGAAAGATACAGCAGTCTGTTTAAGTCATGCTGTGATTGATAGTTGGTATGTACCGTTAATGAAAATAGCACACCAACAGAACAATACTGAAATGAGATACGAACTTAATAATACGATATTCACATTACGTAATATATGCAGCAATGTAATTGAAACTATGGTCAATGACATGAAGTACTATTTTCAATCTACgaacaattcaatttcaatagaATACCAAGGGGCAACCTCAAAGCAGCTCTTCAAACCTGTTACTAACTCTTTCTTCGACGATATTCTCTTGGCGTTTACGACTGACGTAATGTGTAATGCGAAAACTACAGCTCATTCGTGTTAG